In a genomic window of Phragmites australis chromosome 14, lpPhrAust1.1, whole genome shotgun sequence:
- the LOC133891268 gene encoding basic blue protein-like, producing the protein MASRQVLLLAAAAVVAVACLPALASGVQWKVGDEGGWRAKFNETNWADGKTFTVGDTLLFTYTKGDHTVIQVGGDDFRACNLQANHLGAWYDGSDAVPLDKPGKMWFICDKPNHCNNGMKLVVDVLDAAAPTPTSPESSAPASYTVGGAVAAAGFVLAAVLAF; encoded by the exons ATGGCTTCCAGGCAAGTGCTGCTCTTGGCCGCCGCGGCCGTCGTGGCCGTCGCCTGCCTCCCGGCGCTGGCCTCCGGCGTGCAGTGGAAGGTCGGGGACGAGGGCGGCTGGAGGGCCAAGTTCAACGAGACCAACTGGGCCGACGGCAAGACGTTCACAGTCGGCGACACCCTAC TGTTCACGTACACCAAGGGTGACCACACGGTGATCCAGGTCGGCGGCGACGACTTCAGGGCGTGCAACCTGCAGGCCAACCACCTCGGCGCCTGGTACGACGGCAGCGACGCCGTGCCGCTCGACAAGCCCGGGAAGATGTGGTTCATCTGCGACAAGCCCAACCACTGCAACAATGGCATGAAGCTCGTCGTCGACGTCCTCGACGCCGCGGCCCCGACACCAACGTCCCCGGAGTCGTCCGCGCCCGCGAGCTACACGGTCGGCGGGGCGGTGGCCGCGGCCGGCTTCGTGCTCGCTGCCGTGCTCGCCTTCTAG
- the LOC133890977 gene encoding uncharacterized protein LOC133890977, translating to MSNPRGSKMLQFINYRMRVTIQDGRQLVGKFMAFDRHMNLVLGDCEEFRRLPPSKSSKTTGDREERRTLGLLLLRGEEVVSMTVEGPPPPDESRAKAAAAGGALAGPGVGRAAGRGMPTGPLLHAAPGLAGPVRGVGGPAPGMMQPQISRPPMPNLSAPPVAYPQVVRPPPGQMVPPMRPGMPPQMPMQFQRPPAPFPGGPPQQFMRGPPPMGPPQVRPGMPGPPPPGMRPGMPPPPFGQHRPGMPPPPPGPQQPGQNPPQ from the coding sequence ATGTCGAACCCTAGAGGATCCAAGATGCTCCAGTTCATCAACTACCGCATGCGCGTGACGATCCAGGACGGCCGCCAGCTcgtgggcaagttcatggcctTCGACCGCCACATGAATCTCGTCCTCGGCGACTGCGAGGAGTTCCGCCGCCTCCCGCCCTCCAAGTCCTCCAAGACCACTGGCGACCGCGAGGAGCGCCGCAcgctcggcctcctcctcctccgcggcgAGGAGGTCGTCTCCATGACCGTCGagggcccgccgccgcccgacgaGTCCCGCGCCAAGGCCGCCGCGGCCGGGGGCGCGCTCGCGGGCCCGGGTGTTGGGCGCGCTGCCGGACGTGGGATGCCCACCGGCCCGCTGCTCCATGCCGCTCCGGGCCTCGCGGGACCGGTCAGGGGCGTCGGCGGGCCTGCCCCCGGCATGATGCAGCCCCAGATCTCGCGGCCGCCGATGCCGAACCTCTCAGCGCCGCCGGTGGCCTACCCGCAGGTCGTGCGCCCGCCGCCGGGGCAGATGGTCCCGCCCATGCGGCCTGGAATGCCACCGCAGATGCCAATGCAGTTCCAACGCCCGCCTGCTCCGTTCCCTGGGGGACCGCCGCAGCAGTTCATGAGGGGACCACCGCCGATGGGGCCGCCACAGGTAAGGCCTGGGATGCCGGGGCCACCACCGCCCGGGATGAGGCCAGGGATGCCTCCACCGCCTTTCGGACAACACAGGCCTgggatgccgcccccgccgcctggGCCGCAGCAGCCTGGACAGAACCCGCCGCAGTAG